In the Oryza glaberrima chromosome 6, OglaRS2, whole genome shotgun sequence genome, one interval contains:
- the LOC127776707 gene encoding glutathione gamma-glutamylcysteinyltransferase 1-like isoform X2: MAAMASLYRRVLPSPPAVEFASEEGKRLFSEALESGTLQGFFNLISVFQTQSEPAFCGLASLSVVLNALAIDPGRQWKGPWRWFDESMLDCCEPLDKVKAEGITFAKLACLAHCAGANVRSFRADQSTIHDFRHHLVRSASSQDCHLIASYHRKPFKQTGTGHFSPIGGYHAGQDMALILDVARFKYPPHWVPLPLLWEAMNTTDDATGLLRGFMLISRHTAAPSLLYTVLLCRVAEMKAGKAWRSIAWKMYPIFLRMRV, from the exons ATGGCAGCGATGGCATCCCTGTACCGGCGTGTCcttccttcgccgccggccgtggaGTTCGCGTcggaggaggggaagcggcTGTTCTCGGAGGCCCTGGAGAGCGGGACCTTGCAAGGCTTCTTCAACCTCATCTCCGTGTTCCAGACGCAGTCGGAGCCGGCCTTCTGCGGCCTCGCCTCCCTCTCCGTCGTCCTCAACGCCCTCGCCATCGACCCGGGCCGCCAATGGAAGGGCCCCTGGAGGTGGTTCGACGAGTCCATGCTTGACTGCTGCGAGCCCCTCGACAAGGTGAAGGCGGAGGGCATCACCTTCGCCAAACTCGCCTGCCTCGCGCACTGCGCCGGTGCCAATGTCCGCTCCTTCCGCGCCGACCAGTCCACCATCCACGACTTCCGCCACCATCTCGTCCGCTCTGCCTCCTCCCAGGACTGCCATCTCATCGCATCCTACCACAGGAAGCCTTTCAAACAG ACTGGAACCGGCCATTTCTCTCCAATCGGCGGCTACCATGCCGGCCAAGACATGGCGCTTATCCTGGATGTCGCCCGCTTCAAATACCCTCCTCACTGGGTTCCACTCCCACTGCTTTGGGAAGCCATGAATACAACTGATGACGCAACTGGTCTACTCAGGGG GTTCATGCTTATCTCAAGGCACACTGCAGCTCCTTCATTGCTCTACACAGTG CTTTTGTGCAGAGTTGCAGAGATGAAAGCTGGAAAAGCATGGCGAAGTATTGCATGGAAGATGTACCCGATCTTCTTAAGGATGAGAGTGTAG
- the LOC127776707 gene encoding glutathione gamma-glutamylcysteinyltransferase 1-like isoform X1 — protein sequence MAAMASLYRRVLPSPPAVEFASEEGKRLFSEALESGTLQGFFNLISVFQTQSEPAFCGLASLSVVLNALAIDPGRQWKGPWRWFDESMLDCCEPLDKVKAEGITFAKLACLAHCAGANVRSFRADQSTIHDFRHHLVRSASSQDCHLIASYHRKPFKQTGTGHFSPIGGYHAGQDMALILDVARFKYPPHWVPLPLLWEAMNTTDDATGLLRGFMLISRHTAAPSLLYTVSCRDESWKSMAKYCMEDVPDLLKDESVDNVPALLSRLVKSLPANAGNLIKWVIEVRRQEEGGSGLSKEEEERLILKEMILQQVRDTELFRLVRELQFTKQPCCSCSYSSDDDSFTRIAASVCCQGAALLTGNLSSKDGFCCRETCFKCVQVDGDGPKTVVTGTAVSGVNEQSVDMLLPISTLETSVCNSNSSNEVVKYPSRTDILTVLLLALHPSTWVGIKDERLKAEFQSLISTDILHDDLKREILHLRRQLHYVRSCKEEEYGDPVPQSH from the exons ATGGCAGCGATGGCATCCCTGTACCGGCGTGTCcttccttcgccgccggccgtggaGTTCGCGTcggaggaggggaagcggcTGTTCTCGGAGGCCCTGGAGAGCGGGACCTTGCAAGGCTTCTTCAACCTCATCTCCGTGTTCCAGACGCAGTCGGAGCCGGCCTTCTGCGGCCTCGCCTCCCTCTCCGTCGTCCTCAACGCCCTCGCCATCGACCCGGGCCGCCAATGGAAGGGCCCCTGGAGGTGGTTCGACGAGTCCATGCTTGACTGCTGCGAGCCCCTCGACAAGGTGAAGGCGGAGGGCATCACCTTCGCCAAACTCGCCTGCCTCGCGCACTGCGCCGGTGCCAATGTCCGCTCCTTCCGCGCCGACCAGTCCACCATCCACGACTTCCGCCACCATCTCGTCCGCTCTGCCTCCTCCCAGGACTGCCATCTCATCGCATCCTACCACAGGAAGCCTTTCAAACAG ACTGGAACCGGCCATTTCTCTCCAATCGGCGGCTACCATGCCGGCCAAGACATGGCGCTTATCCTGGATGTCGCCCGCTTCAAATACCCTCCTCACTGGGTTCCACTCCCACTGCTTTGGGAAGCCATGAATACAACTGATGACGCAACTGGTCTACTCAGGGG GTTCATGCTTATCTCAAGGCACACTGCAGCTCCTTCATTGCTCTACACAGTG AGTTGCAGAGATGAAAGCTGGAAAAGCATGGCGAAGTATTGCATGGAAGATGTACCCGATCTTCTTAAGGATGAGAGTGTAGACAATGTTCCAGCACTTCTGTCCCGCTTAGTGAAATCCCTTCCTGCCAATGCTGGAAATTTGATCAAATGGGTTATTGAAGTTAGGAGACAAGAGGAAGGAGGATCAGGATTAAgcaaagaggaggaagaaaggctTATTTTGAAG GAAATGATACTACAGCAAGTCCGTGATACTGAGCTTTTTAGATTAGTCCGTGAACTGCAATTCACTAAGCAGCCATGTTGTAGTTGCTCATATTCAAGTGATGATGATTCCTTTACCCGGATTGCAGCCTCTGTGTGCTGTCAAGGGGCCGCATTGCTAACAGGGAATCTTTCATCAAAAGATGGGTTCTGCTGCAGAGAAACTTGCTTCAAATGTGTACAAGTGGATGGTGATGGGCCTAAGACTGTCGTTACAGGCACAGCGGTTTCAGGAGTCAATGAACAAAGTGTTGATATGCTTCTACCGATATCCACATTGGAAACAAGCGTGTGCAATTCAAATTCAAGCAACGAGGTTGTCAAATATCCATCTAGAACAGATATTTTAACTGTTCTATTGCTGGCTTTACATCCTAGCACATGGGTGGGCATTAAAGACGAGAGGCTGAAAGCTGAATTCCAGAGTCTTATTTCAACAGACATTCTTCATGATGATCTTAAACGAGAG